In Saccharothrix syringae, the following are encoded in one genomic region:
- a CDS encoding LLM class flavin-dependent oxidoreductase, producing the protein MDVYLLILGDHLPNPCTGDVVTEADRLRAIVEQAVVAEEAGFTGVAIGEHHFTRYIVSAPELLLATIAARTSTLRLSTGVTLLAHHDPVRVAEELATLDVLSRGRAEMIVARGVSQRTDAAFGVQDDLRERFDENLRLLLRLLEQPQVTWEGRYRSPLVDVTTTPRPVQRPRPPVWIGSASAVSADLAVELDLPLMLPSTLRDPGTHRSVVGHYRAAMSGGGRVALPSHVFVAPTAAEARRRWRPHLAAYAHFADRWRGDGDVDVDALMDGAAVCGDPAEVADRLNALTDLLGLDAQLVMIDIGGLPRRSVLDAIRLFGAEVLPKLKTGPARA; encoded by the coding sequence GACGTGGTGACCGAGGCCGACCGGCTGCGGGCGATCGTGGAGCAGGCCGTGGTGGCCGAGGAGGCCGGTTTCACCGGGGTGGCGATCGGCGAGCACCACTTCACCCGCTACATCGTCTCGGCGCCGGAGCTGCTGCTGGCGACCATCGCCGCGCGCACGTCGACGCTGCGGCTGTCCACCGGGGTGACGCTGCTGGCCCACCACGACCCGGTGCGGGTGGCCGAGGAACTGGCCACGCTCGACGTGCTGTCGCGGGGCCGGGCCGAGATGATCGTGGCGCGGGGCGTGTCGCAGCGCACCGACGCGGCCTTCGGCGTCCAGGACGACCTGCGGGAGCGGTTCGACGAGAACCTGCGGCTGCTGCTGCGGCTGCTGGAGCAGCCCCAGGTGACCTGGGAGGGCCGCTACCGCAGCCCGCTGGTGGACGTGACCACGACACCGCGCCCGGTCCAGCGGCCGCGGCCGCCGGTGTGGATCGGCAGCGCCTCGGCGGTGTCCGCGGACCTCGCGGTCGAGCTGGACCTGCCGCTGATGCTGCCCAGCACCCTGCGCGACCCGGGCACGCACCGGTCGGTGGTCGGGCACTACCGGGCCGCCATGTCCGGCGGCGGCCGGGTGGCGCTGCCCAGCCACGTGTTCGTCGCGCCCACCGCGGCCGAGGCGCGGCGCAGGTGGCGGCCGCACCTGGCCGCCTACGCCCACTTCGCCGACCGGTGGCGCGGCGACGGCGACGTGGACGTGGACGCGCTGATGGACGGCGCGGCGGTGTGCGGCGACCCGGCCGAGGTGGCCGACCGGCTCAACGCGCTGACCGACCTGCTGGGCCTGGACGCCCAGCTCGTCATGATCGACATCGGCGGCCTGCCGCGCAGGTCGGTGCTCGACGCGATCCGGCTGTTCGGCGCGGAGGTGCTGCCGAAGCTGAAGACCGGCCCCGCGCGGGCGTAG